One Streptomyces umbrinus genomic window, ACAGCAGCCAGCGCGCGACCGCGAACGGCGAGCGCTGATCCTTTTTGAGCGGCCGGTACCGGAACCGCACCTTCCCGAGGACGAGCTCCTCGGGCACGGTCCCGTAGTCGGTACTGTCCCCACCCGCGTACGCGTTGTCGCCGAGCACCCACCAGCCGCCCTCGCGCCGCTCGGCCGCGCGCTTGACGACCAGCAGGTCCTGCTGGAACGGATGACGCAGTACGACCACGTCACCAGGCCTGACCCGGGCCCCGTACTGCACGACGAGGAGATCCCCGTGCTGCAGTGTGGGCACCATGGACGGCCCCGTCACCTCGGCCGTACCGAAGGGCAGGGCGGCCCTTCCACGCTCGGTCTCCTGCGACAGCTCCGGCATCACCGGCACCTCCCCGGTCCTATCCTCCACGAGTCCCAGTCTCACCCTGGACTTTTGT contains:
- the sodX gene encoding nickel-type superoxide dismutase maturation protease; this encodes MPELSQETERGRAALPFGTAEVTGPSMVPTLQHGDLLVVQYGARVRPGDVVVLRHPFQQDLLVVKRAAERREGGWWVLGDNAYAGGDSTDYGTVPEELVLGKVRFRYRPLKKDQRSPFAVARWLLSAARPVLSDRSASRRLRAR